The following nucleotide sequence is from Nesterenkonia xinjiangensis.
CCCACCGGCTGGTGGACGAGGGGAAGGTGCGGCTGCCTGATCTGAGCGGAGTGCGGGTGGTCGCCCAGCCGCACTGCCACCAGCGTGCGGTGATCGGCTGGCAGGCCGATCAGGCGCTGCTGGAGCTGGCCGGTGCAGAGGTCACCGCAGTGCCGGGCTGCTGCGGGCTGGCCGGCAACTTCGGGGTCGAGGCCGGCCACTACGAGGTCAGCGTCGCCGTGGCGGAGACCAACCTGCTGCCGGCGGTGCGCAGAGCCGCCGAGGAGCAGGACCCGCCCGAGGCGACGGGGGAGACCGTGGTGCTGGCCGACGGGATGTCCTGTCGCATCCAGCTCGACGATCTCGCCGACGTCGAGGCCATCCACCTGGCGGAGCTGCTGGCCGAGCGCAGCTGATCGAGCCCCTGACCCGCCGGGGAGGCGGGTACACTCTCCCGGAGTTCGCCGGGCACGTCTGACAGCCCGGCTCCCGCGGGGAAGGGACCCATGGCCGCTGAGATCATCCTCACCGAGGAGTTCCATGAAGCTCTGGCCCGCCTGGAGGCCGGAGAGTCGGTCTTCCTCACCGGCAAGGCGGGCACGGGCAAGTCCACGCTGATCCGTGAGTTCCTGCGCCGCAGCGAGGACAGCGCCGCAGACCGCCACGTCGTCGTCGCCGCGCCCACCGGCATCGCCGCGCTGAACGTGGACGGCTACACGATCCATCGGCTCTTCGGCTTCCACCCGCAGATCACCCTGGAGGAGATCCGCCACGGCCGCTACTACCCGGCGCGGTTCGCCGGGACGCTGAAGGCCCTGGACACGCTGATCATCGACGAGGCCTCGATGGTCCGGGCCGACCTCCTCGACCAGCTCGTCGCCGCGTTGGAGCGGTTCGGCCCTCGGCCGGGGCAGCGCCTCGGCGGGGTGCAGCTGGTGCTGGTGGGAGACCTGCTGCAGCTCCCCCCGGTGGTCACCGAGTCCGAGTGGCGGCACTTCGAGACCCGCTACCCGACCCCCTACTTCTTCTCCGCGGACAGCTACCGGGAGGAGGACTTCCCGACCGTCTCGCTGACCACCGTGTTCCGGCAGCTCGGTGACGACCAGCTCACCGCGGTGCTGAACTCCATCCGGGAGGGGGTGCTGCTCGGCTCCGCCCGTGAGGACCTCAACCAGCACGTCGACCCGGCCTTCGAACCGCCCGACGGCGAGTTCTGGCTGACCCTGGCCACCACCAACCGCATCGCCTCCGCCCGCAACCGCCGCCGCCTGGAACGGCTCCCCGGGGACGAGCACGTCTGCCGCGCAATCACCCGCGGGGAGCAGGACGGATTCGACCGCCCGGTGGAGGAACGGCTGGTCTTCAAAGTCGGGGCGCAGATCATGTTCCTCACCAACGACCCGCTGGGCCGTTGGGTCAACGGCACCCTGGGGCATGTGGTCGGTGTCGAGGTGGACGACGACGGCGAGCCGCTCGTCCAGGTGGCGCTGCGCGACGGCGCGGTGGTCGACGTCGGGCCGCACACCTGGGACATCACCCGCCCCGAGGTCCATGGCGGGACGTTGACGCATCTGGTGGTGGGCACCTACCGGCAGCTGCCGTTCAAGCTCGCCTGGGCGATCACCGTGCACAAGAGCCAGGGACAGACCGCAGACCGCCTGATCGTGGACCTCTCCGGTGGGACCTTCTCCTTCGGGCAGCTCTATGTGGCGCTGAGCCGGGTGACCTCGTTGGCCGGGCTGGTGCTCACCCGCCCGGTGTTCCCGAAGGATATGAAGACCGACCGGCGGATTCTGCGCTTCCTGCGCGGCAGCTCCGGGAGCGGATCCGCTCGGCGGCGCTGTGCGCTCGCCGTGCTCACCGTGGGGGACGAGGGGCGGATGTCCCGACCTCGGCCGGTGGAGATCGCGGTGGCCTTCGAGGACGGCACCGGGCTGAGCACGCTGGTGAACCCGCAGCGGGATCTGGCGGACGCCCGGACCACGTGCGGAATCAGCACCGAGGACATCCTGGTGGCCCCCACGCTGGCCGAGGCCTGGGCGGTGCTCTCCCCGGTGATCGCCGGACACGTCCCGGTGGGGGAGCAGATCGACCGCACCCTCGGGCTCATCGACTTCGAGCTCAAGCGGCTCGGACAGGTGGAGCTGATGCCCTTCGGGGCCGAGGCCCCGCGGACGGTCACGACGCGCGTCCCGCGGGCCGGCAGCCCGGCGCCGGCACGCGGCGCGGCCCCCGCGCGTGCCCTGGACGCGGCCCGTCAGGTCATGGACGCCCTGCTCCTCGCCGAGGCGGAGAGCCCCGAGGTTGTGGACCGCTCCGCCACCGGCTTCGAACCCTCCGAGGATTCGGTGCAGGGCACCGGGCACCTGCTCACCCGGGACCCGGAGACGGCCTCACCCTCCCTCGAGGAGATGCCGGGTCTGGGGGCGCTGCTGGATGTCAGCCGTCAGGTCGGGGCGCTCCTGCTGGGTGCCGGGGACGCCGCCGTCGGGTACAGGTGCGGATCCGGGCCCGGTCAGGGGGAGGAGCGGCAGCCTGACTCCTGGCACGCCGGTGCCCGGCAGGCGGTGGCGGAGCAGATCTCCCGTGCCACGGCCCGGGTGACGCTGACCCCGCAGCTGCGGGATCGGCTGGTCGCCGTCGGTGATCTGCTCGGACGTGAGGTCGTCACCGAGGAGCAGCTGATGTCCGGCACTGGTGAGGACGTGGAGCAGATCCTGGTCCCGGGAGCCCGGGTCTGCTTCACCGGTGAGGCGGTCTCCGCCGACGGGCGGACCTGGGGGCGGGAGCAGATGACGACGCTGGCCGCCTCTCTGGGGCTGACCCCGGTCAATACGGTCACCAAGACGCGCTGTGACCTGCTGGTGGTCGCCGAGGTCGGCACCCAGTCGGGCAAAGCCCGCAAGGCCCAGGAGTACGGCAAGCCCGTGCTGGCCGCCGAGCAGTTCTTCAGCTGGGCCGGGGTGGGCTGAGGCCGGCACCGCCTCAGCGACGGCCGAGCTGGGCGACCCCGACGCCGACGAGGCACAGCGCGCCCCCGACGATGGCCAGCGGCGTGGGCACCTCGCCGAGGGTGAGCGCGGACATCGCGACCGCCACCGCCGGTACGGCCAGCGAACACGCCGCCAGACGTCCGGTGGGCATCCGGGTCTGCGCGAAGGCCCAGAGTGAGAAGCCCAGGGCCGTGGCGCCCACACCCATGGACACCGCACCCCAGATGGCTGCCGCCGGGGCGGCCTGCAGCTCGGTCCAGGCCTGCCCGGCCCAGGGGAGCACCGCCAGCGTGCCGGCCGCACAGCCCAGCCACACCACGGTCAGCGGGTCCATCCCGGGCAGCACCGCCCGCTGCAGCAGCATCGCGATCGAGTAGGTGACGGCGGCGACGAGCGCCAGCACCACGCCCACCAGAGAGATCTGTCCGTCGCCGGCGGCCAGGGTGATCAGCGCGATGCCGGCCAGGGCCACCGCCATCCCGGCGAAGAGCGAGCGCGGCCAGCCCTCACGGAACAGCAGTCCGGCCGAGACCGCGACCAGGATCGGGGAGACGTTGACGACCATGGCCGTGGTGCCGGCGTCGAGATGATGCCCGGCATGGTTGAGGATCACCGTGTAGGCGGCGAACCACAGCGCCCCGTAGACCACGATCATCGCCAGCACGCGCAGCCGGGGGAGCCGCGGCATGCGACGGCGCAGCACGAGCACCATCAGAGTCAGCATCGCCACACCGGCCACCAGCCTGATCAGCGCCAGCGGACCCGGGGAGAACACCGGGGCCGCCCAGCGGATGATCACGAAGGAGGAGGCCCACAGCGTCACCGTGACGGCGACGGCGGCGGGTGCGGCCAGCCGCGACCAGCGGCCGGGGGCGGTGGTGCCGCTGGCGGCACCCGGGCGGATGCCCTCGGGGCCCGGGCCGGCAGGGGGAGCAGCGGCCGGATGAGCAAGGGCATCAGCGGCGAGGAGGCGGGTCATAATGATGATCCTCCCGCCTGAAACTCAACAGCACAAGCGAACATCTCTGGACGACCATTCAGTACTGCTTTATGATTCATCCATGATCGACCTGACCAGGCTGCGGACGTTCCGCGCCGTGCTCGCCGCCGGCTCCGTCCACGCGGCCGCAGTCAATCTGGGGTACACCCCGTCGGCGGTGAGCCAGCAGCTCCAGGCCTTGCAGAAGGACACCGGCCTGGAGCTCTTCATCCGCAACGGGCGCGGCCTGGCCCCCACCGGGGTGGCGCGGCGCTTCGCCGAGGAGGCCGATCGGCTGCTCGGCCAGGCCACGCGTCTGGAGGAGCTGGCCGTCGACCTGCGGGAAGGGCGGACCGGGTCGCTGGTGATCTCGCACATCGCCTCGGTCGGTGTGACCTGGATGCCCGCCGTCGTCGCGGCGATCTCCGCCGAGTTCCACGACCTGCGACTGGACCTGCGGCTCTGGGAGGCTGCGCAGGGGCGCGACGAAGACGTCGACGTCGAGATCTGCGTGGCCCACCGGGACCTGCCCGATCGGCCGGGCTTCGACGTCGAGCCGCTGCTCACCGAGCCCTATGTGGCGGTGGTGCCCGTGGGGCATCCGCTGGCAGGGCGGCGGGAGGCCGCCTTGGAGGAGCTGGCCGGCTGGCGGTGGGTGGACAACGACCTGACCCGCGGAACCTGCCGACAGATCCTGTTGGAGGCCTGTGCTGCGGCCGGCTTCACGCCCGGCTTCCAGTACGAGACACAGGACTACGGTTCCGCGGTGGCGCTGGTGGCCGCCGGAGTTGGCATCACGGTGATGCCCCGGCTGAGCTTCTCCTCGGTGCGGGCGGACCCCGCGCAGGTGACCGCCGTCGAGCTGTCCGGGGCGGCGCTTCGGCGGACCATCATGGTGCGCTCCCGGGGCAGCCTGTGCGAGTCACCGGCGGTGCGCCGCGTGCTCGAGATGCTGCGCGGGCTGGCCGACGACGGTGGGGTGACGGCTCCGGCAGGCGATGTTACTCTGGGGTCACAATCGTTCTGAGAGGGAGATCACATCATGGCTGAAGCCGTCATCGTGTCCGTGGCCCGGTCGCCGATCGGCAGGGCGCGCAAAGGTTCCCTGGTGGATCTGCGCGCCGACGACATGACCGCCCAGATGGTCCAGGCCGCACTGGAGAAGGTGCCGCAGCTGGATCCCGGGAAGGTCGAGGATCTCATACTCGGCTGCGGCCTTCCCGGCGGCGAGCAGGGGTTCAACATGGCTCGCATCGTGGCGGTCCTCGCAGGCATGGACCACCTGCCCGGCACCACCGTCACTCGCTACTGCTCCTCCTCCCTGCAGACCACCCGCATGGCCTTCCATGCCATCCAGGCCGGCGAGGGTGACGTGTTCATCTCCGCCGGAGTGGAGGCGGTCAGCCGATTCGCCCAGGGCACCTCCGACTGGATCCCCGGGGCCGAGCTCGAGAATCCGCGCTTCGCCGAAGCCATGGCCCGCACGGCCAAGACCGCCGAGGGCGGAGCCGTCTGGCACGATCCGCGCGATGACGGGCAGCTGCCCGACGCGTACATCACCATGGGGCAGACCGCCGAGAACGTCGCCCAGCGCACCGGGGTCACCCGGGCCGAGCAGGACGAGTTCGCCCAGCTCAGCCAGAACCGTGCCGAGAAGGCCATCGCAGACGGGTTCTTCGCCCGGGAGATCACCCCGCTGCGCCTGCCGGACGGCACCACCGTCGACGCCGACGACAGCCCCCGCCCCGGCGTGACCGCCGAGGCGCTCGCCGGCCTGGATCCGGTCTTCCGCCCGGACGGGACGGTCACCGCCGGCAATGCCTGCCCGCTCAGCGACGGTGCGGCCGCGCTGGTCATCATGAGTGACACCCGAGCCCGTGAGCTGGGGCTCGAGCCGCTGGGGCGCATCGTCTCCACCGGGCTGACCGGGCTGTCTCCCGAGATCATGGGGATGGGACCGGTCGGTGCCAGCCGGCAGGCCCTGGAGCGGGCCGGGCTGGGCGTCGACGACGTCGACCTCGTGGAGATCAACGAGGCCTTCGCCGCACAGGTGATCCCCTCCGCCAAGGAGCTCGGCGTGCCGTGGGAGAAGCTCAACGTCCACGGCGGGGCGATCGCCCTCGGTCACCCCTTCGGCATGACGGGGGCGCGGATCACTGCGACCCTGCTCAACGGTCTGCGCGCAGGCGACGGCCAGTACGGCCTGGAGACGATGTGCGTGGGAGGCGGCCAGGGCATGGCGATGGTCATCGAGCGGCTGAGCTGAGCACGGCTGAGCTGGGGATCGTCGGGAGCGGAGCGCCGGGAGCCGGGCCGACGTCGTCGTCGGCCGCGGAATCCGGGCTCCGCTTTGCCGTTCTCGCGCCGTCCGGCTACTATTGACAGTCGCAAGCCGTGCTGTGCTGTGCCTGAAGCATGCCCGGTGGGTGATGGATCCGAGATGCTCTGATCCACGTCCGTCGGGAAGGCTGGGGCTCGGCGACGGAAAGCAGTGCGGTGAATTGTGAAGCCTGGATTCCAGCGCACCACAAGGCAAGCACCACCGTCTTTCGTCCGCGATGAGAAGGCACTTCGGTTGGATCTCACCCAGCCTGGTCCGTCCTCGTAAGTCACGGTGTCACAACTGGTGGCGGGACTCGGCTCAACGACCGCATGGTCTTATCAGGTCTGACCTGGGGATCCGTGTGTTCGCGGGCACCGCCCGGAGATATATTCGTACTTATGTTGGAGGAGTGATCATGGCAGCTCGTTGCCAGGTAACCGGAGTGGGGCCGCAGTTCGGCCACAGCATCTCCCACTCGCACCGTCGCACCAAGCGCCGGTTCGACCCGAACATCCAGAAGAAGCGTTACTGGGTGCCCTCGCTGGGGCGTCACGTCACGCTGAACCTGTCCGTGAAGGGCATCAAGACCATCGATGTCCGCGGCATCGACGCTGTCGTCGCCGAGCTGATTGAGAAGGGTGAGAAGCTCTAATGGCCAAGGACAAGGACGTACGTCCCATCATCAAGCTGAAGTCGACGGCCGGCACCGGGTTCACCTACGTGACCCGGAAGAACCGCCGCAACAACCCCGACCGCATCGTGCTGAAGAAGTACGACCCGGTCGTCCGTAAGCACGTCGACTTCCGAGAGGAGCGCTGATCATGGCCAAGAAGTCCAAGATCGCAAAGAACGAGCAGCGCAAGATCATCGTTGAGCGCTACGCCGAGAAGCGCGCTCAGCTGAAGAAGACGCTGACCGACCCGAACGCCTCCGACGAGGACCGCGAGGCTGCTCGCGTGGGCCTGCAGAAGCTGCCCCGCGACGCCAGTCCGATCCGTGTCCGCAACCGCGACTCCATCGACGGTCGTCCGCGCGGCACCTTCCAGAAGTTCGGCATCTCGCGCATCCGTTTCCGCAACATGGCGCACAACGGCGAGCTGCCCGGGATCACCAAGTCGTCCTGGTGACGATGTCCTGGTGACCAGCTTCGGCTGATCTGCCAGACCGCTGACAAGGGCGGGATCACCTTCGGGTGGTCCCGCCCTTGTCGTCTCCTGGAGAGGGCCGTGGGCTGTGCCTCAGGCGGCGCCCAGCTCGGTCAGCACGCCACGCAGGCGAGTGTCGAGCTCGGCGGCGACGCCCGCGGGAAGCGCCTTCACAGGCCACCAGCGCAGCTCCTCGCTCTCCTCGCTGACCACCAGCTGGGCCCCGCGCGGAGCGACGGCGGCGTAGCCCACGTCCCAGTGGGCGGTGCAGTGGGAGAAACCTGATCCCAGCGCATGCACATTGAGGTCCACGGGGCGGCGGCGCAGCGGCCGCAGCGTCTGCAGCCCGCTCTCCTCGGCGGCCTCGCGGAAGGCCGCCGCGGGCACGGAGCCGTCGCCGTCCTCGATGTGGCCGCCCAGCTGCACCCAGAACTGGCCCTTCCGGTGGAAGCAGAGCAGCACCTGGGTCAACGCCTCGTCGAAGACGAAGCAGCTCGCGGTGAGATGCTCGCGCCGGGGACGGCGCCGGAACGGCTCGTCACCCTGGTCCGCGAGGGCCAGATACTCCTGCTTGAGCCGCTCCTGCTGCGGCATGCGCGGGTGCCAGCTGCGCAGGTCCGCGACGAATCGTTCAGCGAGGGGCGTGTGGACGGTGCGGGGCATGCCCGACATCCTACTGGCCGATCGGGCTCAGGTCAGGCCGCCTCTGGTGCGCCGCCGAGGGCGCTGAGCTGGATGATCAGGGCCTGGGCGGGCCACAGCGGGGGCAGCTGCAGGCCGACCTCGATCAGCGCACGGCCCGGCAGCGCCACCTCTTCACCGCTCATCCAGTCGGGTGTCTGCGGCCCCCATCGTGCCGGGCCCGCTTCCTCGCGCAGGCTGATCCTGTAGGTCCGA
It contains:
- a CDS encoding AAA family ATPase encodes the protein MAAEIILTEEFHEALARLEAGESVFLTGKAGTGKSTLIREFLRRSEDSAADRHVVVAAPTGIAALNVDGYTIHRLFGFHPQITLEEIRHGRYYPARFAGTLKALDTLIIDEASMVRADLLDQLVAALERFGPRPGQRLGGVQLVLVGDLLQLPPVVTESEWRHFETRYPTPYFFSADSYREEDFPTVSLTTVFRQLGDDQLTAVLNSIREGVLLGSAREDLNQHVDPAFEPPDGEFWLTLATTNRIASARNRRRLERLPGDEHVCRAITRGEQDGFDRPVEERLVFKVGAQIMFLTNDPLGRWVNGTLGHVVGVEVDDDGEPLVQVALRDGAVVDVGPHTWDITRPEVHGGTLTHLVVGTYRQLPFKLAWAITVHKSQGQTADRLIVDLSGGTFSFGQLYVALSRVTSLAGLVLTRPVFPKDMKTDRRILRFLRGSSGSGSARRRCALAVLTVGDEGRMSRPRPVEIAVAFEDGTGLSTLVNPQRDLADARTTCGISTEDILVAPTLAEAWAVLSPVIAGHVPVGEQIDRTLGLIDFELKRLGQVELMPFGAEAPRTVTTRVPRAGSPAPARGAAPARALDAARQVMDALLLAEAESPEVVDRSATGFEPSEDSVQGTGHLLTRDPETASPSLEEMPGLGALLDVSRQVGALLLGAGDAAVGYRCGSGPGQGEERQPDSWHAGARQAVAEQISRATARVTLTPQLRDRLVAVGDLLGREVVTEEQLMSGTGEDVEQILVPGARVCFTGEAVSADGRTWGREQMTTLAASLGLTPVNTVTKTRCDLLVVAEVGTQSGKARKAQEYGKPVLAAEQFFSWAGVG
- a CDS encoding DMT family transporter, giving the protein MTRLLAADALAHPAAAPPAGPGPEGIRPGAASGTTAPGRWSRLAAPAAVAVTVTLWASSFVIIRWAAPVFSPGPLALIRLVAGVAMLTLMVLVLRRRMPRLPRLRVLAMIVVYGALWFAAYTVILNHAGHHLDAGTTAMVVNVSPILVAVSAGLLFREGWPRSLFAGMAVALAGIALITLAAGDGQISLVGVVLALVAAVTYSIAMLLQRAVLPGMDPLTVVWLGCAAGTLAVLPWAGQAWTELQAAPAAAIWGAVSMGVGATALGFSLWAFAQTRMPTGRLAACSLAVPAVAVAMSALTLGEVPTPLAIVGGALCLVGVGVAQLGRR
- a CDS encoding LysR family transcriptional regulator, whose protein sequence is MIDLTRLRTFRAVLAAGSVHAAAVNLGYTPSAVSQQLQALQKDTGLELFIRNGRGLAPTGVARRFAEEADRLLGQATRLEELAVDLREGRTGSLVISHIASVGVTWMPAVVAAISAEFHDLRLDLRLWEAAQGRDEDVDVEICVAHRDLPDRPGFDVEPLLTEPYVAVVPVGHPLAGRREAALEELAGWRWVDNDLTRGTCRQILLEACAAAGFTPGFQYETQDYGSAVALVAAGVGITVMPRLSFSSVRADPAQVTAVELSGAALRRTIMVRSRGSLCESPAVRRVLEMLRGLADDGGVTAPAGDVTLGSQSF
- a CDS encoding acetyl-CoA C-acetyltransferase, which gives rise to MAEAVIVSVARSPIGRARKGSLVDLRADDMTAQMVQAALEKVPQLDPGKVEDLILGCGLPGGEQGFNMARIVAVLAGMDHLPGTTVTRYCSSSLQTTRMAFHAIQAGEGDVFISAGVEAVSRFAQGTSDWIPGAELENPRFAEAMARTAKTAEGGAVWHDPRDDGQLPDAYITMGQTAENVAQRTGVTRAEQDEFAQLSQNRAEKAIADGFFAREITPLRLPDGTTVDADDSPRPGVTAEALAGLDPVFRPDGTVTAGNACPLSDGAAALVIMSDTRARELGLEPLGRIVSTGLTGLSPEIMGMGPVGASRQALERAGLGVDDVDLVEINEAFAAQVIPSAKELGVPWEKLNVHGGAIALGHPFGMTGARITATLLNGLRAGDGQYGLETMCVGGGQGMAMVIERLS
- the rpmB gene encoding 50S ribosomal protein L28 — protein: MAARCQVTGVGPQFGHSISHSHRRTKRRFDPNIQKKRYWVPSLGRHVTLNLSVKGIKTIDVRGIDAVVAELIEKGEKL
- the rpmG gene encoding 50S ribosomal protein L33 produces the protein MAKDKDVRPIIKLKSTAGTGFTYVTRKNRRNNPDRIVLKKYDPVVRKHVDFREER
- the rpsN gene encoding 30S ribosomal protein S14 — its product is MAKKSKIAKNEQRKIIVERYAEKRAQLKKTLTDPNASDEDREAARVGLQKLPRDASPIRVRNRDSIDGRPRGTFQKFGISRIRFRNMAHNGELPGITKSSW
- a CDS encoding NUDIX domain-containing protein — translated: MPRTVHTPLAERFVADLRSWHPRMPQQERLKQEYLALADQGDEPFRRRPRREHLTASCFVFDEALTQVLLCFHRKGQFWVQLGGHIEDGDGSVPAAAFREAAEESGLQTLRPLRRRPVDLNVHALGSGFSHCTAHWDVGYAAVAPRGAQLVVSEESEELRWWPVKALPAGVAAELDTRLRGVLTELGAA